Part of the Faecalibacterium duncaniae genome, AACCGATGAGGCGGAAGAGAACCTGCAAGCGCACTTACAGTGAGCCCGAATGGTGAAAACGGGCAGAGAGCGGGGCAGAGTTCGTGGGCCGCCGAGGGCCGGGCAAACAGGGCAGTGCCTTTAGTAGCTTGGGACGGAAGCCTCCGTTACAGGGCAGGGGAGTGTTGGCTCTCCGTTGAGGGGCTCCTGCAGTTTTCCATGGCGGGAAGACGAGCGGAGCAAGCAAGGTGGCACCGCAGATTCGAATTTCTCGACTCTGTCCTTGTGGATGAACACACAGGGACGGGGCCGTTTTTATTTTACCCGTTCCGCAGGTGGAGCGGGTTTTATTTTTTGGGCCGCCCGCTCCGGGAAAGGAGCAACCGCTATGAAAACCATGAACATGATCTCCCGCCGCAGCTTCCTGAAGGCTACCGCCGCAGCCGCTGTCGTATCCGCACTGGGCCTGACCGGCTGCGGCTCCTCCGGCTCTTCTGCCGCAGCATCCAGCACCGCTTCCAGCGCTGCCGGTTCCGCTGCCGCCGCTTCTGAGGCAGGCCAGACCTTTAAGGTGGGCATCGTCAACTATGTGGATCATGCTTCCCTGAACCAGATCGTGGCCTCTGTTGAGAGCCGCCTGGATGAGGTGGGCGCGGAGAAGGGCGTGACCTTCGACTATGCCGATTACTACGCCAACGCCCAGGCTGACCAGTCCAACCTGAACCAGATCGGTGCAGACCTGGTGGCCGACCAGGTAGATGTCATTGTGGCCGTGGCCACCCCCACCGCCGCCACCATGCTGGCCGCTGTGGAGGACACCGACATCCCTGTGGTCTACTCTGCCGTCACCGATCCTGTTTCTGCCGGGTTTGACGGGGAGGAGGGCATCACCGGCACCTCCGATGCTCTGAACACCGAGGCCATTATGAACCTCATCACTGCCATCAACCCCGACATCGACACCATCGGCCTGCTGTACGACCTGAGCCAGGATGCCTCCACCCAGGCCATCGCCGATGCCAAGGCGTTCTGCGACAGCAAGGGCATCAAGTACATTGAAAAGAACGGCACCACCACCGCTGAGGTGCAGATGGCTGCCGAGGCCCTTGTGGCCGCCGGTGTCAAGGCAGTGTTCACTCCCACCGACAACACCGTGATGACCGCAGAGCTGTCCATCTACGAGACCTTTACCGATGCAGGCGTGATGCACTTCACTGGTGCCGACAGCTTTGCACTGAACGGTGCCTTTGTGGGCTACGGCGTGGATTACGTCCAGCTGGGCGAGGCCACCGCCGATATGGTAGTGGAGCTGCTCTGCGGCGGCAAGACCCCCGCAGACCTGCCCTACCAGACCTTCGATAACGGCATCGTCACCATCAACACCGAGAGCTGTGAGGCACTGGGCCTTGACCTCGACACCGTCAAGGAAGCCTTCAAGCCCTATTGCACCGAAATTGTGGTAGTGACCACGCAGGAGAATTTCTAAAAAGGAGTACATCAACCATGCTGGCGAGTATCTTTTCGCTCAACGTGATCCAGACGGCGCTGGAGCTGGGCTGCATTTACGGTCTGGTGGCGCTGGCGCTGTTTCTGAGCTATTCGATCCTGAACATTGCCGACCTGTCCACCGATGGCTGCTTCACCCTTGGCTGTGCCGTGGCCTGCCAGGTGGCGCTGACAGGCCACCCCATCCTGGCCCTGTTCGCGGCCATGGCGGCGGGTGTGTGTTCGGGCTTTGTCACCGCCTTTTTGCAGACACGTCTGGGCGTTGAGAGCATCATGGCAGGCATCATCGTGAACACCGGCCTGTATACCATCAATCTGGCGGTCATGGGCTTTTCGTCCACGATGTCCCTGGTCAAGACCGATACGGTGTTCTCGCTGGCAAAATCCGCACTGGCCTTTACGGGCGGCTGGTATAAGCTGGTCATCGCGGCGGCGGTCATTGTGATCGCCTGTGCCGCTATGGTGGGTTTCCTGGGCACCCGGCTGGGCCTTTCCATCCGCGCCACCGGCGACAATGCCGCCATGGTGCGGGCCTCCAGCATCAACCCGGCCTTCACCATCACAGTGGGCCTGTGCATCTCGGGCGCGCTGACCGCCCTTTCCGGCGGCCTGCTGGCCCAGTATCAGAAGAGCAGCGACATCAACGTGGGCACTGGCATGGTGACCATTGCACTGGCTTCCCTTATCATCGGCGAAACGCTGGTGGGCAAGCGCACCATGGTGCGCCGGGTGCTGGGCGTGGTGTTCGGCAGCTGCCTGTATCGCTTTATCGTGGCCGTGGCCCTGCGCTTCAATGTGCCCGCCGCCGCCATGAAGCTGGTGAGCGCCCTCATCGTGGCTGTGGCCATCTCGATGCCTGCCATCCGGGCAAAGTTTGCCTTTGAGCAGCGCAAGCACAATGCCCGGAAGGAGGTGCACTGAAATGGAAATGCTGGAGCTGAACAACCTGCACAAGACCTTTAACCCCGGCACCGTCAACGAAAAGGTGGCCCTGAACGGTGTGAGCCTGCACATGGAGGCAGGCGACTTTGCCACCATCGTGGGCTCCAACGGCGCGGGCAAATCCACCATGTTCAACGCCATCACCGGCGGTTTCATTGCCGACGAGGGCAGCATCGTACTGGGCGGGCAGGACATTACCTTTGCGCCCGAGTACGAGCGCAGCAAGGTCATCGGCCACCTGTTCCAGGACCCCCTCAAGGGTACGGCTCCCAATATGACCATTGAAGAAAACCTTGCGCTGGCCTATCTCCGGGCAGGAACCGCCCCCCACGCTATCTTCTCCCGCATCTCCCGCAAGGATAAGGAGCTGTTCCGGGAAAAACTTGCCCTGCTGAATATGGGCCTTGAGGACCGGATGAAGCAGCCGGTGGGTCTGCTCTCGGGCGGCCAGCGGCAGGCGCTGACCCTGCTCATGGCCACCCTCGTTACCCCCAAGCTCCTGCTGCTGGACGAGCACACTGCCGCCCTCGACCCTGCCACGGCGGAGAAGGTGCTGGAGCTGACCAAGAGCATTGTGGCCGAGAAAAAGATCACCTGCCTGATGGTCACCCACAACATGCATCAGGCCCTCGAGCTGGGCAACCGCACCCTGATGATGGACGGCGGCCGCATCGTGTTCGATGTCAAGGGCGAGGAGCGCAGTAAGATGACCGTGGACGACCTGCTGGAAAAGTTCCGCGAGAATGCCGGTAAGGCCCTGGACAATGACCGCATCCTGCTGAGCAAGGTGGAAGCGGGCAACTGAAAAGAAACTCAAAATGCCCTGTCTGGACCCGAAACCGTGTCTGACAGGGCATTTTTGATACAACAAGGAGAAAACGAGATGAAAATAACGATCCGTACCCCGCAGATGCAGGATTATGACCGATTTTCTGCTATTATGGATCAGGTGCAGCAGATGCATGTGGATTGGCGGCCGGATGTCTACAAGCCGGCCAGCCCATTGATCACAAAGGAACTGTTTGGCGAACTCCTGAAAGGGGATAGCTGGTATATTGCCGAGACGGACGGCATCGTTGTTGGTGTTCTGGAAGTGTTTAAGCGGCATGTGGAAGGCCCGGCGCAGGTGACAAAGGATGTTTTGTTCGTCAGCACCATGGCGGTGGAGGAGGCGTATCGCGGGAAGGGCATCGGGCACCAGTTCTTTGATAAGGTGAAGCAACTCAAAGCAGAAAAGGGATGCGACACCATTGAACTGCAGGTGAACGCTAAAAATAAAATGGCGTATGAGATGTACCGGAACTATGGCTTTACGGAAAAGTCCATCAATATGGAGCTGAAATAAGCAACAAAAAGAGCAGAGCGCTCCAGCCAGCTGGCCAGACGCTCTGCTCTTTTTAATGCAATATTCTGAAAACGCAGAAATTACTTGACGTACTCAACGGTGTATTCGAAACCATACTCTTCCTGCAGTTTCTTGACGGCAGGCTCGCAGTCCTCGATGAAGCTGGGTGCGTAGACGGAAGCACCATTGTGGTCCTTCTTGTAGTCCTCCACGATCTGCTGCAGCTTTGCCCAGCCCTCGTTGGCCTTGGCGTTGTCAACAGTGTCGGGGAAGTTGATGATGAATTCACGGTGCTGCGGAATACGAGCTTTCATAAGTGATATCTCCTTAATTGACAATTTGTAGTTTGTTACTTGATTTATACAGAAGCATAATGCTTTTGTAGATAACGGATAGGCCCTGCCCTCTGTGCATGGCTGCTAACGGTTTCAGACGGAGAGATTATACACCTGGCAGGCATTCTCCACCGTCTGCCGGAACACCTGCTCCGGTTCCTCACCCTTGATGCTGGCGATATACTCGCCCACATAGCGGATGAGGGAGCTGTCGCAGCGGGTGCCGCGGACAGGTTCCGGGGCCATATAGGGGCAGTCGGTTTCCAGGACGATGCGTTCCAGCGGCAGGGCGGCAATGGCCTTGGCGGCCCGCTTGGCCCCCTTGAAGGTGCAGGCCCCGCCAAAGCCAATGTAGAGCCCCTGCTCTGCCAGCCAGAGCGCGTCATCGGCGCTGCCGGAATAGCAGTGGACGATGCCCTTGGGCCGGTACTTTTTCAGCAGGGCGTAGACATCGGCGTGGGCGCTGCGGTCGTGCACGATGATGGGCTTGTCCAGTTCCAGCGCCAGCCGGATCTCGGCCTCAAACAGCGCCAGCTGGGCATCCTTGGGCACGGGCCAGTGGTAATCCAGTCCGCACTCCCCAACAGCCACCACCTTGGGGTCCTCGTAATAGGGGGCAAGGGCACGCATCTCTGCGGCCCAATCGCCGCCGTATACCGAAACAGTAGGGGCGGGGCCTTCCTCACCGCAATCCTCCGGGGCCAGCAGGCTCTCCGGATGGATGCCGACGGCGGCGTACACCCAGGGATATTTGTGGGCCAGCTCCAGCACCTTGGGCGCATCGCCCGAATGGGTGGCCTGCTCGCACACGCCCACCACCCCTTTGCCGGGCAGGCTGTCCAGCAGGGCAAAGCGGTCCGCGTCAAAGGCGCGGGCGCTGTAATGGGCGTGGGTGTCAAAGATGGGGTATTCCATATTACCGGGCACGCTCCTTTTTGGCGGGGGCCTTGTTTACCAGCCAGATGCCGATGCAGACCAGCACCAGCGCCCCCAGATACTGCCACCGGAACAGCGGCTCCCCATTGATGAGGGCACTGAGCAGGACATTCACCACCGGGTTCACGAACCCGAAGATGGCGATCCGGCTGACGGGGTTGTTCTTCATCAGCAGGGCCCAGACGATGTAGCCCGCGCCGCAGATGAAGGCCAGCGCCAGCAGGTCCAGCACGCTGAGCACAGACCAGTGTTCCAGCCGTCCGCCCAGAACAGCGCCCAGCAGGAACAGGGCCGCACCGCCCACGAACAGGTTCACAAAGCAGACGGCAAAGCTGTCTGCCCGGCGGGTGACGGATTTGTTCCAGGGGCCTGCCAGCGTGAAAAGGACGGTAGCAATGAGCATGTAGGCTACACCCCGGGCGCTGCCGCCGCCGTGGTTGCCCAATGTGGCGATGAGAACGCCCGCAAAGCCGATGCCGCAGCCCAGCGCCTTGGCTGGGGTCATGCGGTCAGCCCTGCCGTAAAGGAAGTGGGCGAAGATGACCCCCAGAAAGCTCTGGGTGCTGTTCAGGATGCCGCCAAAGGCACCGGTGAGCAGGGCAACAGCACTGTAGAAAAAGGCATACTGCGCTGTGGTCTGCCACAGGCCCAATGCACAGCATTCGGCCAGGATCTTCCCTTTGGGCATGGCGGGGAGCCTGCCCTCCAGCAGCAGGCTGCCGCCCAGTACCAGCACACTGCCCAGCATGAACCGCACCCCTGCAAAGCAGAGAATGGAGGCCGTGTCAGCGGTGTCGATGGCAAAGAGCCGGTAGCCCAGCTTGATGAAAGGAAAGGCCGAACCCCACATGGCGTTGCAAAGGATGGCAATGATAACGGCAAAGACCGGTGTGCCGAAAAGCCGGTCCAGCTTTTCGGCGCGGCTCAGCTGTGTCTCCATGGCTCAGTGGATGCGGCTGCCAACGGGGGTGTTGTCGCCGTAGAAGGCGATGGAGCAGCCGCCGTCAGCGGTGTCGGCAGCAAAGATCATGCCCTCGCTGACATACTTGCCCTTCAGCATGGGGCGGGGGGCCAGATTGCAGACGATGCCGATCTTCTTGCCGATCAGATCCTCCGGCTTGAACCACTTGGCAATGCCGGACAGGATGCAGCGCTCACGCTCACCGTCAAACACGGTCAGGTGGAGCAGCTTCTTGCTCTCCTTCAGGTTCTCGCAGGCACGCACCTCGGCCACGCGCAGCTCCACCTTGCAGAAGGTGTCAAAGTCGATCTCTTCCTCGTGGGTAAAATCAACGGTGCTCTCCTCAGCGGCGGGAGCGGCAGCAGCCTTTTCGGCTTCGGCCTTGGCCTTGTTGGCAGCTTCGGCAGCGGCCTTGCGCTTCTCGTCCTCTTCCTTCAGGTGGGCAATCTCCTTGGCCACGTCAATGCGGGGGAACAGGGCATCGCCCTTGTGGACGGTGTAGGTCTCCTGCACGCCGTAAGCAGCCTTGCTCAGGTCGATGTCGGCAGTGGACAGGCCCAGCTGATCCATCATCTTGGGAGCGGTGGAGGGCAGGTAAGCGTTTAGCAGGATGCCTGCTACACGCAGTGCCTCGCACAGGTGGTAGAGCACGCTCTCCAGACGGGCCTTGTTGGCCTCATCCTTGGCCAGAGCCCAGGGAGCGGTCTCATCGATATACTTGTTGGCACGCTGGATCACGGCAAAGATCTCCATCAGGGCCTGGGGGATGGTCAGGTTGTCCATGTCGGCAGTGACCTTGCCCAGCAGCTCATTGACCATGGTCTCCAGCTCCGTGTCGATGGCCTCGGTGCCAGCGGCCTTGTGGACCGTGCCGCCGAAGTACTTCTCGCACATGGCAACGGTGCGGCTGAGCAGGTTGCCCAGGTCGTTGGCCAGGTCGCTGTTGATGCGGTTGATCAGGGCCTCGTTGGTGAACATGCCGTCATTGCCAAAGGGAATCTCACGCAGCAGAAAGTAGCGGATGGAGTCCACGCCGTAGCGGTCGCACAAGACCACAGGGTCCACAACGTTGCCCACGGACTTGGACATCTTGCCGCCGTTCATCAGCAGCCAGCCGTGGCCAAACACGCGCTTGGGCAGCGGCAGATCCAGAGCCATGAGCATGGCGGGCCACAGGATGGTGTGGAAGCGCAGGATCTCCTTGCCCACCATGTGCAGGTCAGCAGGCCAGAACTTGTTGTAATCGTGGTAGGTCTCGTTGCCGTAACCCAGCGCGGAGATATAGTTGCTCAGCGCATCGACCCAGACATACATGGTGTGCTTGGGGTCAAAGGGAACGGGGATGCCCCACTTGACAGAGGTGCGGGAAACACAGGTGTCCTGCAGGCCCTGCTTGATAAAGGCGATCATCTCGTTCTTCCGGCTCTCGGGCTGGATGAACTGGGGATTCTCCTCGTAGTACTTCAGCAGGCGGTCGGCATACTTGCCGGTCTTGAAGAAGTAGGCCTCCTCGTGGGCATCATAGACCTCGCGGCCGCAGTCGGGGCACTTGCCGTCCACCAGCTGGCTGTCGGTCCAGAAGCTCTCGCAGGGCTTGCAGTAGTGGCCGATGTACTCGCCCTTGTAGATATCGCCCTGCTCATACAGCTGGGTGAAGATCTTCTGGCAGGTCTCCACATGGTAGTCATCGGTGGTGCGGATGAAGCGGTCATAGCTGACATCCAGCAGCTTCCACAGATCCTTGACGGTGGCAACGATCCGGTCAACGTACTCCTTGGGGGTCACGCCTGCATCGGCGGCCTTGTCCTGGATCTTCTGGCCATGCTCATCGGTGCCGGTCAGGAACATGACTTCCTTGCCCTGCATCCGCTTGAAGCGGGCCAGCGCGTCGCAGGCCACGGTGGTGTAACTGTGGCCGATGTGCAGCTTGTCGCTGGGGTAGT contains:
- a CDS encoding ABC transporter substrate-binding protein; this translates as MKTMNMISRRSFLKATAAAAVVSALGLTGCGSSGSSAAASSTASSAAGSAAAASEAGQTFKVGIVNYVDHASLNQIVASVESRLDEVGAEKGVTFDYADYYANAQADQSNLNQIGADLVADQVDVIVAVATPTAATMLAAVEDTDIPVVYSAVTDPVSAGFDGEEGITGTSDALNTEAIMNLITAINPDIDTIGLLYDLSQDASTQAIADAKAFCDSKGIKYIEKNGTTTAEVQMAAEALVAAGVKAVFTPTDNTVMTAELSIYETFTDAGVMHFTGADSFALNGAFVGYGVDYVQLGEATADMVVELLCGGKTPADLPYQTFDNGIVTINTESCEALGLDLDTVKEAFKPYCTEIVVVTTQENF
- a CDS encoding ABC transporter permease, which translates into the protein MLASIFSLNVIQTALELGCIYGLVALALFLSYSILNIADLSTDGCFTLGCAVACQVALTGHPILALFAAMAAGVCSGFVTAFLQTRLGVESIMAGIIVNTGLYTINLAVMGFSSTMSLVKTDTVFSLAKSALAFTGGWYKLVIAAAVIVIACAAMVGFLGTRLGLSIRATGDNAAMVRASSINPAFTITVGLCISGALTALSGGLLAQYQKSSDINVGTGMVTIALASLIIGETLVGKRTMVRRVLGVVFGSCLYRFIVAVALRFNVPAAAMKLVSALIVAVAISMPAIRAKFAFEQRKHNARKEVH
- a CDS encoding ABC transporter ATP-binding protein, with the translated sequence MLELNNLHKTFNPGTVNEKVALNGVSLHMEAGDFATIVGSNGAGKSTMFNAITGGFIADEGSIVLGGQDITFAPEYERSKVIGHLFQDPLKGTAPNMTIEENLALAYLRAGTAPHAIFSRISRKDKELFREKLALLNMGLEDRMKQPVGLLSGGQRQALTLLMATLVTPKLLLLDEHTAALDPATAEKVLELTKSIVAEKKITCLMVTHNMHQALELGNRTLMMDGGRIVFDVKGEERSKMTVDDLLEKFRENAGKALDNDRILLSKVEAGN
- a CDS encoding GNAT family N-acetyltransferase, encoding MKITIRTPQMQDYDRFSAIMDQVQQMHVDWRPDVYKPASPLITKELFGELLKGDSWYIAETDGIVVGVLEVFKRHVEGPAQVTKDVLFVSTMAVEEAYRGKGIGHQFFDKVKQLKAEKGCDTIELQVNAKNKMAYEMYRNYGFTEKSINMELK
- a CDS encoding TatD family hydrolase, coding for MEYPIFDTHAHYSARAFDADRFALLDSLPGKGVVGVCEQATHSGDAPKVLELAHKYPWVYAAVGIHPESLLAPEDCGEEGPAPTVSVYGGDWAAEMRALAPYYEDPKVVAVGECGLDYHWPVPKDAQLALFEAEIRLALELDKPIIVHDRSAHADVYALLKKYRPKGIVHCYSGSADDALWLAEQGLYIGFGGACTFKGAKRAAKAIAALPLERIVLETDCPYMAPEPVRGTRCDSSLIRYVGEYIASIKGEEPEQVFRQTVENACQVYNLSV
- a CDS encoding DMT family transporter, producing METQLSRAEKLDRLFGTPVFAVIIAILCNAMWGSAFPFIKLGYRLFAIDTADTASILCFAGVRFMLGSVLVLGGSLLLEGRLPAMPKGKILAECCALGLWQTTAQYAFFYSAVALLTGAFGGILNSTQSFLGVIFAHFLYGRADRMTPAKALGCGIGFAGVLIATLGNHGGGSARGVAYMLIATVLFTLAGPWNKSVTRRADSFAVCFVNLFVGGAALFLLGAVLGGRLEHWSVLSVLDLLALAFICGAGYIVWALLMKNNPVSRIAIFGFVNPVVNVLLSALINGEPLFRWQYLGALVLVCIGIWLVNKAPAKKERAR
- the metG gene encoding methionine--tRNA ligase, which translates into the protein MSEHNTFYITTPIYYPSDKLHIGHSYTTVACDALARFKRMQGKEVMFLTGTDEHGQKIQDKAADAGVTPKEYVDRIVATVKDLWKLLDVSYDRFIRTTDDYHVETCQKIFTQLYEQGDIYKGEYIGHYCKPCESFWTDSQLVDGKCPDCGREVYDAHEEAYFFKTGKYADRLLKYYEENPQFIQPESRKNEMIAFIKQGLQDTCVSRTSVKWGIPVPFDPKHTMYVWVDALSNYISALGYGNETYHDYNKFWPADLHMVGKEILRFHTILWPAMLMALDLPLPKRVFGHGWLLMNGGKMSKSVGNVVDPVVLCDRYGVDSIRYFLLREIPFGNDGMFTNEALINRINSDLANDLGNLLSRTVAMCEKYFGGTVHKAAGTEAIDTELETMVNELLGKVTADMDNLTIPQALMEIFAVIQRANKYIDETAPWALAKDEANKARLESVLYHLCEALRVAGILLNAYLPSTAPKMMDQLGLSTADIDLSKAAYGVQETYTVHKGDALFPRIDVAKEIAHLKEEDEKRKAAAEAANKAKAEAEKAAAAPAAEESTVDFTHEEEIDFDTFCKVELRVAEVRACENLKESKKLLHLTVFDGERERCILSGIAKWFKPEDLIGKKIGIVCNLAPRPMLKGKYVSEGMIFAADTADGGCSIAFYGDNTPVGSRIH